One Pseudothermotoga sp. genomic window carries:
- a CDS encoding CBS domain-containing protein → MFVKDIMTTNVITISPEATFHEAMEIIRTKGVRRLPVVKDDKVVGIVAEKDLLKASPSQATTLDVWELTTLLGKLKVKQIMKKDVVHVHPNTPIEEAAKIMADRKIGSLLVMEEEKLVGIITETDIFKMFINMLGAREKGFRYVFKVQNVPGILARILNLMYQCGADVIAVSTYEKSDQEYNVVVKVKLSLNRESFEKKLLEGIPNVSIIDVRQD, encoded by the coding sequence ATGTTCGTCAAGGATATCATGACAACGAACGTCATCACTATATCTCCGGAAGCAACATTTCACGAAGCGATGGAGATCATCAGGACTAAGGGTGTGAGGAGACTTCCTGTGGTCAAAGATGACAAAGTCGTTGGTATCGTCGCTGAGAAAGATTTATTGAAGGCCTCTCCATCTCAGGCGACGACTTTGGACGTGTGGGAGCTCACCACGCTGCTCGGTAAACTGAAGGTCAAACAAATCATGAAGAAAGACGTTGTCCATGTGCACCCGAACACACCGATAGAAGAAGCTGCTAAGATCATGGCAGACAGAAAAATAGGTTCACTTTTGGTGATGGAAGAAGAGAAGTTGGTTGGTATCATCACTGAGACTGACATATTCAAAATGTTCATCAACATGTTGGGAGCTCGTGAAAAAGGTTTCAGATACGTTTTCAAAGTTCAGAATGTTCCGGGCATCCTCGCAAGAATTTTGAATTTGATGTATCAATGTGGGGCAGATGTGATCGCCGTTAGCACGTATGAAAAATCGGATCAAGAGTACAACGTCGTTGTGAAGGTCAAACTTTCGTTGAACAGAGAAAGCTTCGAAAAGAAACTGTTAGAGGGTATTCCAAACGTTTCCATCATCGATGTGAGACAAGATTGA
- a CDS encoding PEGA domain-containing protein, with translation MSKKVWILILVSLIATMSFAEMQLKNIIIVPKPSELEVRVWLNKPEGAVYQVGESINIFFKANKSCYVVIYDIRPDGKITLLFPNRYDTNNYIAPNVTYKLPISTTYSLKVSPPEGKEFIQIIASTSYIPIIQQLRELGTTQTFPELTTDPENYVQRQILPYLTGEWASDITYFYVGRAPRTGVVQLESNPTGAYVYVDGRYLGRTPARVELDEGQHFATFYLQDQVIVETFFVTEGRTIVVTANFLRKTMLNIQTTPPGAQIYLNGSYVGVSPLQIEVQPGTHTILATRPGYEPEQRSVTIALGETKTVSMALSPERATLIVFTNPIGASIYINTQYRGTTTSAGLSLSLTPATYNIVARMSGYQDASVTVTLSPGETRSVTLNLAPAVRKGTLNIFTNPAGASIYVDGTYVGTARATGLSVQVDPGPHTIIATMDGYQDTTVTVSVASGETKRIDITLPPIVRTGFLLIYTTPPNASIYVNGRYVGVADPSGLRVEVDANIVHRVVASLPDYEDASTEVQVTPNETKTVRLTLEPVSRIGTVSISSSPSNALVYINGYLKGITPLRIDLDYGTYQLVVIKGGYYAEVLTLKVDRKTVNVSVTLRPIQ, from the coding sequence ATGAGCAAAAAGGTTTGGATTTTAATTTTGGTTTCACTGATCGCAACAATGAGCTTTGCAGAGATGCAGCTTAAAAACATCATCATTGTTCCAAAACCTAGTGAGCTTGAAGTGAGAGTTTGGCTCAATAAACCTGAAGGAGCGGTCTATCAGGTTGGAGAATCGATCAACATCTTTTTCAAAGCCAACAAGAGTTGTTATGTGGTCATTTACGATATTCGACCCGATGGAAAGATCACGCTTTTGTTCCCGAACAGGTACGATACGAACAATTACATCGCACCGAACGTCACTTACAAGCTTCCCATCTCGACAACCTATTCTCTCAAAGTTTCACCACCTGAGGGTAAAGAGTTCATTCAAATCATCGCTAGTACCAGCTATATCCCCATCATCCAACAATTGAGAGAGCTCGGTACCACCCAAACTTTCCCAGAACTCACGACCGATCCAGAAAATTATGTTCAAAGACAGATCTTGCCATACCTCACCGGTGAATGGGCGAGCGATATAACTTATTTCTACGTTGGCAGAGCTCCGAGAACAGGTGTCGTTCAACTGGAATCTAACCCAACTGGCGCATACGTGTATGTTGATGGAAGATATCTTGGAAGAACTCCAGCGCGAGTCGAGCTCGATGAGGGTCAACACTTCGCCACCTTCTATCTACAAGATCAAGTCATAGTTGAAACTTTCTTCGTCACCGAAGGAAGAACAATAGTTGTAACAGCAAACTTTCTGAGAAAGACTATGCTCAACATCCAAACAACACCACCGGGTGCGCAGATCTATCTGAACGGTAGCTACGTTGGTGTGAGCCCACTGCAGATCGAAGTTCAACCTGGTACGCACACGATCCTCGCCACCAGACCAGGATACGAACCAGAGCAAAGATCGGTCACCATTGCCCTGGGTGAGACCAAAACGGTGAGCATGGCGCTCAGTCCAGAAAGAGCCACGTTGATCGTGTTCACGAATCCCATAGGAGCATCGATCTACATCAATACTCAATATAGAGGAACCACAACATCGGCAGGTTTGAGTCTTTCATTGACCCCTGCCACCTACAACATAGTCGCCAGAATGAGTGGTTATCAAGATGCTTCTGTGACGGTGACGTTGAGCCCAGGTGAGACAAGATCAGTCACGCTCAACCTTGCTCCCGCTGTGAGAAAAGGAACACTCAACATTTTCACCAATCCAGCTGGCGCCTCGATCTATGTGGATGGAACTTACGTTGGAACCGCAAGAGCGACAGGACTTTCAGTGCAAGTTGATCCAGGTCCACACACGATCATCGCGACGATGGATGGCTATCAGGATACGACGGTGACGGTGAGTGTGGCTTCCGGTGAGACCAAGAGGATCGATATAACATTGCCACCGATCGTCAGAACCGGCTTTTTGCTCATTTATACTACTCCACCGAACGCTTCAATTTACGTGAATGGAAGGTACGTCGGCGTTGCAGATCCATCAGGCTTGAGAGTTGAAGTCGATGCCAACATTGTACACAGAGTCGTTGCGAGTCTGCCGGACTATGAAGATGCCTCAACGGAAGTCCAAGTTACCCCGAATGAAACAAAAACTGTGAGGTTGACACTTGAACCTGTCAGCAGGATCGGTACTGTAAGCATAAGTAGCTCGCCTTCCAACGCACTCGTTTACATCAACGGTTATTTGAAAGGTATCACACCGCTCAGAATCGATCTTGACTATGGAACTTATCAACTTGTGGTGATCAAAGGCGGTTACTACGCAGAAGTTCTCACACTGAAGGTGGATAGAAAAACCGTCAATGTCTCCGTCACGCTCAGACCGATTCAGTAA
- a CDS encoding Do family serine endopeptidase codes for MRKLFVVLSLLVVVVSTFALLNPDYQSPIVAVVEACAPAVVKVEAVKTVSSPYFDPFIEDFFRRWFGYSPFGGTQRTTSIGSGFIFDKVGYILTNEHVVSGAVEITVTLLNGSTYKAEYIGGDAELDIAVIKINAEKELPVLEFGDSDKVKIGEWAIAIGNPLGFQHTVTIGVVSATGRRIPKPDGSGYYTNLIQTDAAINPGNSGGPLLNIHGQVIGINTAIINPQQAVNLGFAIPINTVKRFIDQLVQTGKAQKAFLGVRVTTVTNELAKALGLKVNKGALIVQILGGSPAEKAGLKENDVVIKFDGVDVSSDAELVSLIHSRVPGEIVEIVVNRNGREMKFSVKLGASTDEQTQSVTAAREFAGLVVGEITPSDRETYSIAASVNGVIVRQNKGSLGLQPGDVIDQIAVSGQRYTIKSTNDWNEVVGKIKKGDFVAIFAIRKMARLVYSFTY; via the coding sequence GTGAGAAAACTGTTCGTGGTGTTGAGCCTACTTGTGGTGGTAGTTTCAACTTTTGCACTGCTCAATCCGGATTACCAGAGCCCCATCGTCGCAGTGGTTGAGGCCTGTGCACCAGCTGTGGTCAAAGTTGAAGCGGTGAAGACTGTCAGCTCACCGTATTTCGATCCATTCATAGAGGATTTCTTCAGACGCTGGTTCGGTTACTCTCCGTTCGGAGGAACACAGCGCACCACGAGTATTGGCTCTGGCTTCATCTTCGACAAAGTTGGCTACATACTCACCAACGAACATGTCGTGAGTGGTGCTGTCGAGATCACTGTAACACTCCTGAACGGTTCTACTTACAAAGCTGAGTACATCGGTGGAGACGCAGAATTGGACATCGCTGTTATAAAGATCAACGCTGAAAAAGAACTTCCAGTGCTTGAATTTGGTGATTCGGACAAGGTCAAGATAGGTGAATGGGCCATCGCGATTGGTAATCCTCTTGGTTTTCAACACACAGTCACCATAGGCGTGGTGAGCGCTACTGGAAGGAGGATACCGAAGCCAGATGGATCGGGTTACTATACCAACCTCATTCAAACGGACGCGGCGATCAACCCAGGTAACAGTGGTGGACCTCTTTTGAACATACACGGTCAAGTGATAGGTATCAACACGGCGATCATCAATCCACAGCAGGCAGTGAACCTTGGTTTCGCCATACCCATCAACACGGTGAAGCGTTTCATCGATCAGCTCGTTCAAACTGGTAAGGCTCAAAAAGCTTTCCTCGGCGTCAGAGTGACCACCGTGACCAACGAGCTCGCCAAAGCGTTGGGATTGAAGGTGAACAAAGGTGCCTTGATCGTACAGATCCTGGGAGGTTCACCGGCAGAAAAGGCCGGTTTGAAGGAGAACGACGTGGTCATCAAGTTCGATGGGGTCGATGTGAGCAGTGATGCTGAACTCGTTTCACTCATACACAGTCGTGTGCCTGGAGAAATTGTGGAAATCGTCGTGAACAGAAACGGAAGAGAAATGAAGTTCAGTGTCAAACTCGGTGCCTCCACTGACGAACAAACACAATCGGTCACTGCTGCAAGAGAATTCGCCGGACTTGTGGTGGGTGAAATAACCCCATCTGACAGAGAAACTTACTCCATAGCTGCATCTGTGAACGGTGTGATCGTAAGACAGAACAAAGGTTCACTTGGCTTGCAACCAGGCGATGTGATCGATCAAATTGCGGTGAGCGGTCAAAGATACACCATAAAGTCCACGAACGATTGGAACGAAGTGGTGGGAAAGATCAAAAAAGGAGATTTCGTAGCGATCTTCGCCATCAGAAAGATGGCCAGGCTCGTTTACAGTTTCACATACTGA
- a CDS encoding tRNA-dihydrouridine synthase gives MAKFSYPGSVGLAPMAGITDKAFRTVCRLWGAQFFFTEMISAESVLLQLTVVERMLPSVDEKDTAVQLYGSEPRKLALAAKKIQHRASWIDLNAACPVKKVVKKNAGAALLRDLNRLGDIVKAMKDACEKPVTVKVRLGFEKNELEKIMETLIFTGVDGVEVHGRTAVQMYSGKAEWNLQLDKWNVPTAISGDLFTVEDIKKALEISKSKAAIVARGVLRKPWIFFEIQHGSEPSFEEIRDMFLFHTRMLREQEGEKSFYKLRQFVMGYTHGFANARKFREAFMKLEKFESIERAIQEFFNHFLMNAGENMSVKEDGAKA, from the coding sequence ATGGCGAAGTTTAGTTATCCAGGCTCTGTAGGTCTCGCGCCCATGGCTGGCATAACGGATAAGGCTTTCAGAACTGTGTGTAGATTGTGGGGCGCACAGTTCTTTTTCACCGAAATGATCAGCGCCGAAAGTGTTTTACTGCAACTCACCGTTGTCGAAAGAATGCTTCCTTCAGTCGATGAAAAGGACACGGCCGTTCAACTCTACGGATCTGAACCAAGAAAACTCGCCCTCGCTGCCAAGAAGATTCAACATCGTGCCAGTTGGATCGATTTGAATGCCGCGTGTCCTGTGAAGAAGGTGGTTAAAAAGAATGCCGGTGCCGCGTTGCTGAGAGATCTAAATCGACTCGGAGACATCGTCAAAGCCATGAAAGATGCTTGTGAAAAACCTGTGACAGTGAAAGTGAGACTTGGTTTTGAAAAGAACGAACTTGAAAAGATCATGGAAACTTTGATTTTTACTGGGGTGGATGGTGTGGAAGTTCATGGAAGAACAGCCGTTCAGATGTACTCTGGTAAAGCCGAATGGAACCTACAACTCGATAAATGGAACGTACCCACTGCGATCAGTGGCGATCTTTTCACAGTTGAAGATATCAAAAAAGCACTCGAAATTTCGAAATCGAAGGCTGCCATCGTGGCCAGGGGTGTTTTGAGAAAACCTTGGATATTCTTCGAAATCCAACATGGAAGTGAACCTAGCTTTGAGGAGATAAGAGATATGTTTCTTTTCCATACAAGGATGCTGAGAGAACAAGAAGGAGAGAAGTCTTTCTACAAACTCAGGCAGTTCGTGATGGGGTACACACATGGTTTTGCGAACGCAAGGAAATTCAGAGAAGCTTTCATGAAACTTGAAAAATTCGAGTCTATAGAACGCGCTATTCAGGAATTTTTTAATCACTTTCTAATGAACGCGGGGGAAAATATGAGCGTCAAAGAAGATGGAGCCAAAGCTTGA
- the nadD gene encoding nicotinate (nicotinamide) nucleotide adenylyltransferase has translation MNITNRIGIFGGTFSPPHVGHLIVTQYAMELLQLELLYIVPTYKPPHRSDDVAPFELRFEWCKKTFDLNNVVVSDYEKVRGDVSYSLYTVNHFASKHSCKPYFIVGEDALSYIETWYRYVDLLNSCHFVVYPRYCGKPYHERAKTVLNDLFERIIFLQAPLIELSATEIRKRARQGKSIKGMVVAQIEESVASYYGEV, from the coding sequence TTGAATATCACGAATAGAATAGGCATCTTTGGTGGCACCTTCAGTCCCCCACACGTAGGTCATTTGATCGTGACACAGTATGCGATGGAACTTTTACAGCTCGAATTACTCTACATCGTGCCGACTTATAAACCTCCTCACAGATCTGACGACGTGGCACCGTTCGAGCTGAGGTTCGAATGGTGTAAGAAAACTTTCGATTTGAATAACGTCGTAGTGAGCGATTATGAAAAGGTCAGGGGAGATGTCTCTTATTCCCTCTACACAGTGAACCACTTTGCGAGCAAGCACTCGTGCAAACCATATTTCATCGTTGGTGAAGATGCTTTGAGTTATATCGAAACTTGGTACAGATATGTAGATTTGCTCAACTCATGTCACTTCGTCGTTTATCCAAGATACTGTGGAAAACCTTACCACGAAAGGGCAAAAACCGTTTTGAATGATCTGTTTGAAAGAATCATTTTCCTTCAGGCTCCGTTGATCGAACTTTCCGCAACCGAGATAAGAAAACGTGCACGACAGGGCAAAAGTATAAAAGGTATGGTCGTTGCACAAATAGAAGAATCCGTCGCGAGTTACTATGGCGAAGTTTAG
- the obgE gene encoding GTPase ObgE has product MEREDFVDRVKIFVKAGDGGNGAVSFRREKYVPHGGPDGGDGGDGGFVILRADASFSTLLRFKHQKKFVAENGQHGKGKKQAGKNGEDLIIDVPVGTVVRDLQTGEILADLDRHGMMVCVARGGKGGRGNVHFATSTLRAPRIAESGEKGEERWIELELKLLADAGLVGLPNVGKSSLIAAMSNARPKIADYPFTTLIPNLGVVRIGNEIEYVLADIPGLIEGAHKGSGLGNLFLRHIERCSVLVHVIDIASVEGRDFLKDHDVIVQELEKYSPELLKKPQLLVANKIDLLDEKELHERLERLKRHTGKEPIAVSALTKQNIDILKAKIAEHVGESKLKMKMLPAPAFEKPKPVKTRLELKFDFEIVRTKEGFIVKGEQVEAWLKRYSLQYKDALARFLEVLERNGLSEKLKQAGAKEGDTVWIGGYDFEYHE; this is encoded by the coding sequence TTGGAAAGGGAAGATTTCGTTGATCGTGTGAAGATATTCGTGAAAGCTGGAGACGGTGGAAATGGAGCGGTGAGCTTCCGCAGGGAAAAGTATGTGCCACACGGAGGACCGGACGGCGGCGATGGAGGCGATGGAGGCTTCGTCATCTTGAGAGCCGATGCCAGCTTCTCGACACTTCTCAGATTCAAACATCAAAAGAAATTCGTCGCAGAAAACGGACAGCACGGTAAAGGGAAAAAACAGGCCGGTAAGAACGGTGAAGATCTGATCATAGATGTTCCGGTCGGCACCGTGGTGAGAGACTTGCAAACTGGTGAGATTTTAGCGGATCTCGATAGGCACGGCATGATGGTTTGTGTCGCACGGGGGGGTAAAGGCGGTAGGGGTAATGTTCACTTTGCAACCAGCACTCTGAGAGCCCCGAGGATCGCGGAGTCTGGAGAGAAAGGTGAAGAAAGATGGATAGAACTTGAGTTGAAACTGCTCGCCGATGCAGGATTGGTCGGACTTCCAAACGTTGGTAAATCCTCACTCATCGCGGCAATGAGCAATGCCAGGCCAAAGATCGCTGACTATCCTTTCACCACACTCATACCGAACCTAGGAGTTGTACGGATTGGAAACGAGATAGAATACGTCCTTGCTGACATCCCCGGACTGATCGAGGGGGCACACAAAGGTAGTGGACTTGGAAACCTGTTTTTGAGGCACATCGAAAGATGCAGTGTTCTTGTACACGTGATAGATATAGCGAGCGTCGAGGGTAGAGATTTTTTGAAGGATCACGATGTGATCGTGCAAGAGCTAGAAAAATACAGTCCAGAATTGTTGAAAAAACCCCAACTCTTAGTCGCAAACAAGATAGACTTACTCGATGAAAAAGAACTGCACGAAAGACTCGAGAGATTGAAACGTCACACCGGTAAAGAACCGATAGCAGTTTCTGCGCTCACGAAGCAAAACATAGATATTTTGAAAGCCAAGATAGCAGAACACGTTGGTGAGAGCAAATTGAAGATGAAAATGCTTCCAGCTCCAGCTTTTGAGAAACCTAAACCGGTCAAAACAAGACTCGAACTCAAGTTCGACTTTGAAATTGTCAGAACGAAAGAAGGGTTCATCGTGAAAGGTGAGCAAGTTGAAGCCTGGCTCAAACGTTATTCGTTACAATACAAAGATGCGTTGGCAAGATTTCTGGAAGTGTTGGAAAGGAATGGTTTGAGTGAGAAACTGAAGCAAGCTGGAGCGAAGGAAGGAGATACGGTCTGGATTGGAGGTTATGACTTTGAATATCACGAATAG
- a CDS encoding D-alanyl-D-alanine carboxypeptidase, whose product MRNDKTIRTAHLGIYFVDLESGEVILNYNEHKLFIPASVMKLFSTLLAWEVLGEDFKYETKIYIPKGSQPPCVKGDIVIKGSGDPSLNHVVLEKHLVKFKEDGFQRVEGNLVIDNTAFNKERWSTRWPWDLNDNPHVDALIVQNRVHGFNPYNEDEVALYAGEMVRETLQRFDIQLQSVKVGRLEPEIFEEFITIRSQPLKELIRVANKVSHNSYAEQIFRTVGLKLFGIGSNANAVKALNQLVDKIVGEDYPRNFADGCGLSMYNLVSPYMTVKLLEYAYKKCGGLNGFISTLAVAGKDGTLAKRLAGYQVYGKTGTLAYCASLAGVAITKFDRKVAFAIFVNNYSGQYPKDQIDSIVRWVCDNY is encoded by the coding sequence ATGAGAAATGACAAAACAATTCGAACTGCACATTTAGGAATTTACTTTGTGGACTTGGAAAGCGGAGAAGTCATTCTGAATTACAACGAACACAAACTATTCATACCAGCTTCGGTCATGAAACTCTTTTCAACTTTGCTGGCTTGGGAGGTTCTCGGAGAAGATTTCAAGTACGAAACGAAGATTTATATTCCTAAGGGTTCACAACCTCCATGTGTGAAAGGAGATATCGTGATAAAAGGTAGCGGAGATCCTTCACTGAACCATGTTGTACTCGAAAAGCATTTGGTCAAATTCAAGGAAGATGGCTTTCAAAGGGTAGAAGGCAACTTGGTGATCGACAACACCGCTTTCAACAAAGAGAGGTGGTCTACGAGATGGCCATGGGATTTGAACGATAATCCCCACGTTGATGCATTGATCGTTCAAAACAGAGTGCATGGCTTCAATCCATACAATGAGGACGAAGTAGCACTCTATGCAGGAGAGATGGTGAGAGAAACGCTGCAACGTTTTGACATACAGTTGCAGAGCGTGAAGGTCGGAAGGCTCGAACCAGAAATATTTGAGGAATTCATAACCATACGCTCACAACCTTTAAAGGAATTGATACGCGTTGCAAACAAAGTCAGTCATAACTCTTACGCGGAACAAATATTCAGAACGGTTGGATTGAAGCTCTTTGGAATTGGTAGTAACGCAAACGCTGTGAAAGCACTGAATCAGTTGGTAGATAAAATCGTTGGAGAAGATTATCCACGCAATTTTGCTGACGGTTGTGGTCTTTCGATGTACAACCTTGTAAGCCCATACATGACAGTGAAGTTGCTCGAATACGCTTACAAGAAATGTGGTGGCTTGAATGGGTTCATCTCCACGCTGGCCGTGGCTGGAAAAGATGGTACCTTGGCGAAGAGATTAGCAGGTTATCAAGTGTATGGTAAAACAGGTACCTTGGCATACTGTGCTTCCTTAGCAGGAGTTGCTATCACCAAGTTTGACAGGAAAGTGGCTTTCGCAATATTTGTGAACAACTATTCTGGTCAATATCCTAAAGATCAGATAGATTCGATCGTCAGGTGGGTGTGTGATAATTATTGA
- a CDS encoding LacI family transcriptional regulator, translated as MASLKDVANLANVSISTVSKVLNGKGRVSEAKRKEILKIARQLGYTPNYHARTMARRTKILTIGLIVPDIINPFFARLTRGVQKACGEDTLVILMDSFRNLDREEKLIRNARFFGINGIIIGNSRVNDDLVEEISNYIPVVVFDKYYELENVVSIVLDNNYGAYMATKHLIENGCKNIVHLGGTHELYVSLERARGYESAMKEAGLKPLVQPVGYNESAGYQGMKRLIETGEKLDGVFCMNDLVAIGAMRAIKEKGLRIPQDVAVIGFDNDEELCEVVNPPLSSIHQPVEEMGEVAAKLLFELIKGNSKVKRYVFAPRLVVRQSSLRGES; from the coding sequence TTGGCTAGTCTGAAAGATGTGGCAAATTTGGCCAACGTTTCGATCTCGACAGTTTCCAAGGTGCTCAATGGAAAAGGTCGCGTGAGCGAGGCGAAAAGGAAAGAGATACTGAAAATAGCGAGGCAACTCGGCTACACGCCAAACTACCACGCTCGAACGATGGCTCGGAGGACAAAGATTTTGACTATAGGTTTGATCGTGCCAGACATCATCAACCCATTTTTTGCAAGACTAACGCGTGGGGTTCAAAAAGCTTGTGGGGAAGATACGCTGGTCATCCTCATGGATTCGTTCAGAAACCTTGATAGAGAAGAGAAACTCATACGCAATGCGAGGTTTTTCGGTATAAATGGGATCATCATAGGCAACTCTCGCGTGAACGATGACTTGGTGGAGGAAATTTCGAACTACATTCCCGTAGTCGTGTTCGACAAGTACTATGAGTTGGAGAACGTTGTTTCTATAGTTTTGGACAACAACTATGGCGCGTACATGGCGACGAAGCATTTGATCGAAAACGGTTGTAAAAATATCGTGCATCTGGGTGGAACCCATGAACTTTATGTTTCCTTAGAACGTGCTCGGGGTTATGAATCAGCCATGAAGGAGGCGGGTCTAAAGCCTTTGGTTCAACCTGTAGGTTATAACGAGTCAGCGGGTTATCAGGGTATGAAGCGGTTGATCGAAACAGGAGAAAAGTTGGATGGGGTTTTTTGCATGAACGATCTTGTGGCCATAGGTGCCATGAGAGCTATCAAAGAAAAAGGATTGAGAATACCACAAGACGTGGCCGTCATAGGTTTCGACAACGATGAAGAACTCTGTGAGGTGGTGAATCCACCGTTGAGTTCGATACATCAACCTGTGGAAGAAATGGGTGAAGTGGCTGCGAAATTGTTGTTCGAACTCATCAAAGGAAACTCAAAGGTCAAACGTTACGTGTTCGCTCCAAGGTTAGTCGTGAGGCAGTCAAGTTTGAGGGGTGAATCATGA
- a CDS encoding PIG-L family deacetylase codes for MKKILIVGAHSDDPIIGVGGTIRELSKLGNSVTVLSVCGDRIEGYTEAIELLSAEPVYFDFSYAQIDEEDFFKRLEELMKKLNPDIVFTHWYSEILYDHEVVSKHTIKLARKFEKEIYLFEIPASSQDFQFDVAVDVTSSYEYKRKAIEMMKSAFKEEVFEKEIMPSIIFPAGFRGIQIGCPYAEVFKHLGSRFPLSPCRKKLLDLSKL; via the coding sequence ATGAAAAAAATTCTCATCGTTGGAGCCCACAGCGACGATCCAATCATAGGGGTCGGTGGTACCATACGGGAGCTGTCAAAACTCGGCAACAGTGTCACGGTTTTGAGTGTTTGCGGTGATAGGATAGAAGGTTACACTGAAGCGATTGAATTGCTCAGCGCTGAACCTGTGTATTTCGATTTTTCTTACGCTCAGATAGATGAAGAGGACTTTTTCAAACGGCTCGAAGAGTTGATGAAAAAACTCAATCCAGACATCGTTTTTACCCACTGGTATTCCGAGATATTGTACGATCACGAAGTAGTTTCGAAGCACACCATCAAACTGGCTAGGAAGTTTGAAAAGGAGATCTATCTTTTCGAAATACCAGCTTCAAGTCAGGATTTTCAGTTCGATGTGGCAGTGGATGTGACGAGTTCTTATGAGTACAAGAGAAAGGCTATAGAAATGATGAAAAGTGCTTTCAAAGAGGAGGTCTTCGAGAAAGAAATAATGCCTTCGATCATTTTCCCTGCAGGCTTTAGGGGTATTCAAATTGGTTGTCCTTATGCCGAGGTGTTCAAGCATCTAGGTTCTAGATTTCCATTATCACCGTGCAGGAAGAAGCTTTTGGACCTTTCAAAACTTTGA
- a CDS encoding Gfo/Idh/MocA family oxidoreductase yields the protein MKKLKVGIVGAGKIAEVLHVPNTLLSEYAELVAIADPNPQRLEYFKKKLESHRINFYVDYREMFQKESMDAVIVAVPNTLHAEISIAALESGRNVLVEKPMATNSQEALKMIEAAKKSKKVLMVNHSQRFFPHHQRAKEVVQSGILGEIRLVKTMFGHAGPENWSPNAAWFFNKDVAMFGALGDLGVHKVDLIRYITGLDIVQCVGLTATLEKRASVEDVASAVLKLSNSALATLDSNWITKGLEENYFVVYGEKGTMKVGQTDPTKIDIYLDRPFRMHGEIVLKPLFTNEDPYWKMPIIDHFAKVCLGLEEPIVKPEDGYIAVKVVEKIFESYKKGQVVSIE from the coding sequence ATGAAGAAATTAAAAGTTGGTATCGTGGGCGCTGGAAAAATCGCTGAGGTACTCCATGTTCCAAACACACTCCTCTCAGAGTATGCAGAGCTTGTGGCCATAGCTGATCCTAATCCGCAGAGACTCGAGTACTTCAAGAAGAAGTTGGAAAGTCACCGTATCAATTTCTATGTTGACTACCGAGAGATGTTTCAAAAAGAAAGTATGGATGCTGTGATCGTTGCGGTTCCGAATACTTTGCACGCGGAGATTTCTATCGCTGCTTTAGAGAGTGGTAGGAACGTGCTTGTTGAAAAGCCTATGGCTACTAATTCTCAAGAGGCTTTAAAGATGATCGAAGCAGCGAAGAAAAGCAAAAAAGTTTTGATGGTGAACCATTCACAAAGATTTTTTCCACACCATCAAAGAGCTAAGGAGGTGGTTCAGTCTGGCATACTCGGTGAAATAAGACTCGTCAAGACGATGTTTGGTCATGCGGGACCAGAGAATTGGTCGCCGAATGCCGCGTGGTTCTTCAATAAAGATGTGGCCATGTTCGGTGCTTTGGGAGATCTGGGGGTACACAAGGTAGATTTGATCAGGTACATCACGGGACTAGACATTGTGCAGTGTGTTGGCCTAACCGCGACACTTGAAAAACGTGCCTCAGTGGAAGATGTCGCGAGTGCGGTTTTGAAACTTTCGAACTCAGCCTTGGCCACACTCGATTCTAACTGGATAACTAAGGGGCTCGAAGAGAACTACTTTGTTGTCTACGGAGAGAAAGGCACAATGAAGGTTGGACAAACCGATCCAACGAAGATCGATATCTATCTCGACAGACCTTTCAGAATGCACGGAGAAATAGTTCTAAAACCTCTATTCACTAATGAAGATCCTTACTGGAAGATGCCCATCATCGATCATTTCGCTAAAGTGTGTCTGGGGCTAGAAGAACCTATCGTTAAGCCAGAAGATGGGTACATCGCGGTGAAAGTTGTCGAGAAAATATTCGAATCTTATAAGAAAGGACAGGTAGTGAGCATCGAATGA